Proteins from one Setaria italica strain Yugu1 chromosome V, Setaria_italica_v2.0, whole genome shotgun sequence genomic window:
- the LOC101784882 gene encoding peptidyl-prolyl cis-trans isomerase FKBP15-1 isoform X1, which produces MGKKRQLICLATAVAAAAILLTASAKKSGDVTELQIGVKYRPEACTLQAHKGDKIKVHYRGTLIDGSVFDSSYDRGDPFEFTLGNGQVIKGWDQGLLGMCVGEKRKLKIPAKMGYGERGSPPKIPGGATLIFDTELIAVNGKTPGGAKAESNSEL; this is translated from the exons ATGGGGAAGAAGCGGCAGCTGATCTGCCTCGCCACCGCCGTTGCGGCCGCGGCCATCCTCCTGACAG CCTCGGCCAAGAAGTCCGGCGACGTCACCGAGCTTCAGATCGGCGTCAAG TACAGGCCAGAGGCATGCACCCTGCAAGCACACAAAGGCGACAAAATTAAGGTCCACTATCGT GGAACACTCATCGATGGATCAGTATTTGATTCTAGCTATGACAGAGGTGACCCATTTGAATTTACTCTTGGAAATGGACAAGTGATAAAAG GTTGGGACCAAGGATTACTAGGTATGTGTGTTGGTGAAAAGCGGAAGCTAAAGATACCTGCAAAGATGGGTTATGGTGAGCGAGGCTCCCCACCGAAGATTCCGG GTGGAGCAACTCTGATCTTTGACACGGAGCTTATTGCCGTCAATGGAAAGACACCTGGTGGTGCAAAGGCAGAAAGCAACAGCGAGCTTTAA
- the LOC101784882 gene encoding peptidyl-prolyl cis-trans isomerase FKBP15-2 isoform X2 — MGKKRQLICLATAVAAAAILLTASAKKSGDVTELQIGVKGTLIDGSVFDSSYDRGDPFEFTLGNGQVIKGWDQGLLGMCVGEKRKLKIPAKMGYGERGSPPKIPGGATLIFDTELIAVNGKTPGGAKAESNSEL; from the exons ATGGGGAAGAAGCGGCAGCTGATCTGCCTCGCCACCGCCGTTGCGGCCGCGGCCATCCTCCTGACAG CCTCGGCCAAGAAGTCCGGCGACGTCACCGAGCTTCAGATCGGCGTCAAG GGAACACTCATCGATGGATCAGTATTTGATTCTAGCTATGACAGAGGTGACCCATTTGAATTTACTCTTGGAAATGGACAAGTGATAAAAG GTTGGGACCAAGGATTACTAGGTATGTGTGTTGGTGAAAAGCGGAAGCTAAAGATACCTGCAAAGATGGGTTATGGTGAGCGAGGCTCCCCACCGAAGATTCCGG GTGGAGCAACTCTGATCTTTGACACGGAGCTTATTGCCGTCAATGGAAAGACACCTGGTGGTGCAAAGGCAGAAAGCAACAGCGAGCTTTAA